The sequence below is a genomic window from Rattus rattus isolate New Zealand chromosome 3, Rrattus_CSIRO_v1, whole genome shotgun sequence.
TGAATGCTGGGCTCCTGTGTCTACTAGGAAAGTAACAGGCTGCCCCCCAACTTCAAGAGTTATCCTGggctcggggggggggggctcctgGCCCTGACCTCCCTAGTCTTCATCTAGGGTCAAGAGGGAGGTCCCCAGCTTCCGAGACCCACGGAGGTTCTTAGGGTTTTTAGGGTTCTTAGGGCAATCCCTGGCCCAATGTCCTTTTTCCTTGCAATAGGCGCATTGATCTTTGTCCAGCTTCAGCCCCTTTCGAACTCCCATCttatctcccttcctttcctgactCTGGACTACTGCAGCCAAAATTCGACTCAACtctgctccttttcttctctctctcatccttctcTGTATGTActctatcttccttctcttcctgtgtctctctcttgttAAAAATCCTTTCTGCTTCCTTAAGCAAGTCCTGCAATGTATAACCCTGCAAATTCTCCAATCTCTGTAGCTTAGCCCTAATATCTGGTGCGGCCTGCCAGATTAAGGACATAGAGACACTTGTCATCTGTCCTGGGTCATCTGGATCATAGGGAGTATACATGCGATAGGCCTCCTTAAGTCTTTCCAAAAAAGCTGAGGGGGGCTCATCAGCCCTCTGTAAAACCTGTTTCACCTGTGCCAAATTGGTAGGGCGCCGTGCAGCCCCTCGGAGACCCGCTGGGAGCAACTGGCGAAAAAGGCGTAGGTGTCCCCTACCGTCAGCAGTAGTGAAATCCCAGTTTGGCCTCGTGAGTGGAAACTCGTCATCAATTGCATCAGGCAGCTGAGTAGGGCACCCATCGTCCCCCAGGACATGATTTCTGGCCTCCAGGAAcactctctgtttttcttctgaaGTCAAGAGAGCCTGTAAGAGCTGTTGACAATCATCCCAAGTGGGCTGATGTGTGAGTAAAACAGACTCTATTAGTTCAGTAAGGGCCACCAGGTCCTTGGAAAAAGGGGGATTGTGCTGCTTCCAGTTATAAATGTCGGCCGCTGAAAAGGGCCAATACTGGGTCTGCCCTCCAGTTCCCTGTCTAAGTGGAAAGGCTTGAGAGGTTGAATCCGGCACTACCTCGAGCTTGTTGCGCAGTCTCCCGGCAATAGGGGAAAAACCCGTCTCAGGCTGTGGCCCGGCATCTGGAGTGGCAAGCGGTCTTGCTTCCACCTCCTCAGCCGAGCCTGTAGGTACAGGATATGGGTGGGGGTTCTTCAGATAGGAGATCTATAAGGGGAGAGTTAGAATCTGTCGGAAGGACAGGTTTATGTTTGGGTGGAGAGGTCTTGGGAGACTCCTTCTCAGTTAGAACaggatagagagaggaggaggctgaaaGAGAAGTGAGCGGGGCTGAGGGAGTAGGGGGCCAACTCAGGTCTACAAAGGGTTCTACCCAAGGAGGGGGGTCAAAGGCAAGGCTCTCTCAGGTGATAATATAGGGCACCTCGTCAGGATGTCCATGTGGTCCCTTGTGGAAGATCTGATCCTTAACCTGTAAAATAATGGTCTTATTAAAAGTACCATCCACCACATATCCTGCTCCGAAAGTGGGCCACTCGGATGGGCAGAGGGTCTGCCATTTTCCCTTCTTGACTTTAACCGACTGATCATGGGCTCGGTTTTGGACATCCTTACAATGGTCGAGAATAAGACTCAAAGGTGTTTTTAGAGACTGC
It includes:
- the LOC116895244 gene encoding LOW QUALITY PROTEIN: uncharacterized protein LOC116895244 (The sequence of the model RefSeq protein was modified relative to this genomic sequence to represent the inferred CDS: deleted 1 base in 1 codon; substituted 1 base at 1 genomic stop codon) encodes the protein MGQSLKTPLSLILDHCKDVQNRAHDQSVKVKKGKWQTLCPSEWPTFGAGYVVDGTFNKTIILQVKDQIFHKGPHGHPDEVPYIITXESLAFDPPPWVEPFVDLSWPPTPSAPLTSLSASSSLYPVLTEKESPKTSPPKHKPVLPTDSNSPLIDLLSEEPPPYPVPTGSAEEVEARPLATPDAGPQPETGFSPIAGRLRNKLEVVPDSTSQAFPLRQGTGGQTQYWPFSAADIYNWKQHNPPFSKDLVALTELIESVLLTHQPTWDDCQQLLQALLTSEEKQRVFLEARNHVLGDDGCPTQLPDAIDDEFPLTRPNWDFTTADGRGHLRLFRQLLPAGLRGAARRPTNLAQVKQVLQRADEPPSAFLERLKEAYRMYTPYDPDDPGQMTSVSMSLIWQAAPDIRAKLQRLENLQGYTLQDLLKEAERIFNKRETQEEKEDRVHTEKDEREKKRSRVESNFGCSSPESGKEGR